The Carnobacterium divergens nucleotide sequence TTCACTATTAATTAGCTATGATATGAAAAAAATGTCTAAAAAAAACTTGTCGATAGTAGAAAGTATAGCGGTAGGGGATACAGTGAAAATGAATGATATTGTAGCAAATTTAAGAGAGCAAGTTTTACCTTATACAATTGATACCACGATTCTGGTGAAATAACGGTCAGAGTCAATTTTTTAGACGAATAAAATGATAGATTAGGAGAAATTATGGCCCCATTCTTTTTGATTTTTGCATATATGTGTGTACCGTACTTTGTATATTCTATAGTATTTTCCTGTTTATATAAGATGTACTCTATTAATAGACCAATGAAAAATTTTGCAACTAGAATAGGACAAGAAGTACCCTTAAAGTACAAAGTAATCAGTTTTTTTTGTTTGGCTGTACTGGCAATTATAGGTACATGGCAGGTACTCCAATACTATTTATTTTCGGGAGCCTATTTTTGGTTTGTACTATTAACTGCTGGATTAGTGTTATTGGTTTATCTAGCTCCTATTGGACTCTGTGTTAGTCCATTTATAAAATTTAATTCTAACGGTAAAAACCGTTTAAGAAAGTTCTATTGTAATTTTGTTGGATCGTACACTCTTATGTGGGCGATAATTCTTTTGGTTGATAAAAATATAAAAATTTATAGCGATGAAAGTGGCATTTCTTATCGCAATGGAAACCTACCATTAAAAATGCTAGGTGGGATAGGTTTACTCATTGTAGGTTTGTACGGACTAGTTAGCATTTCTGCAAAATATAGTAACAGTTACCAAAAAATAAAGTAGAAGAATCAGCATGGACTCTCGCATGGTCTTCAATAGTAGTGAAAGTAACAAAAAAAATAAATCATTTGAAAAAAAATAATAGGTATCATTGTGACAAGCCGCTATTTATAGCATTGATGCCACTAATTTTATTGATGAGTTTAGTGGTAGTATTTTTATTATTGGGTGATTTATTTATTCTAGCCACATTAAGGATGAATCTATTCCCTTTTATAATTTTATTTATTGCGGTACTTCTTTTAAGAAAAGTATGGCTAAGCACAAGAGTAGGTTTAAGGATAAAGAAAATAGGCGCTACTGTGTTGACAATAATGTGGTTAATTGTTTTTTTATTATTAGTTTTAAGGATGACTATTAGCTGGGGGATAACTATTAAAACAGATCCCATTTATATTTTAGAGGATAGTATATTTTTACTAGTGAATGGGTACTCATTTATTTGGACATGGATAGATATTAGTAAAACAATAAACTCAAATGATAGATAAACTAATTAATAATTCACATCTATATCAAAAGGTAACTAAAATGGTGACTATTTTAGTTTTTTCTAAAGTTTTAAAAGTGTAAATTATAGATTGTTGAAACAAGTCTAACCGCAAATGTATATTATTTTTATGAACCAATCCTAGATCGTTTTAGGATTGGTTCTTTTTACCCATCAAAAGAAAGGAGAAAATGATGAGTAGTTCTTTTTTAAGAACGAATATTTTTGTAGTTTGTTGATGATAAATGAAGAATTTATAGGGGACGAGGATTGCATGAAAGAATCTGTGGTTTTACTATAGAGAGCTCTAAAATAAAGCGTAGAAAATTACACATATGCATATAGTTAATTTTTTAATAAATCACTTATTTATTATATAAAATGGTATAATATAGTAGGTTATTTTAATTGGTGAATAAATAACTCGTGAAATTACTTAGTACAGGTTTAAACTATAATCAAAGAATGAGGCCATTATATGAATAAAAAAACAGATATACTCGATGCTTGGATTACTATTGAACAATTATCAGAAGGTTCAATTAAAAAAAATGATCAACAATTAAGACCCTTTGATCAACGAATGGACAATGAGTTTGAAGGGCAATTTATAGAATTTATAACTATACAAAAAAAGAAAACAAATGCGAAAAAAGATGTCGGACTCGTATTTTATTTTGATATTTTCAACTTTCAAGAAATTATTAATATTTTACGGAAAAAATATAAAATTTTGGCGACGGAAGAAGAAACAAATAGCTCAGAAAAATTTACATTTGCCCTTTATTTTGACGAGGAATTAAATTTTATTTCTGAAAAATTATTTTTTACAATAAGTGGTTATATTCGTTATAAAAATGAATTGCCTAAAGATTTTTTCAAGGCAGAAGAGAGTTTACGAGATGATTTAACTAAACAGTTTGAAGATAAAGAGTTTAATACGGTGATGATAGATTTATTAAAACAATACAACGTTTCATTAGATAATTGTCGCTATGGTTTTATAAAGGATTTGGAAAATACCGATGTCAATTTACATTCGTTTTTTATTGACGATTTACAAAAAGCAAAAAAAATCAATACTGGAAATATGGAACGCTATTTAACAGAATACTCAGAAAATCGCCAAAATTTGGATAGCAAAAGCGACTCGCAAAATTTCAATCCGCTTCTTTTTCAAGAAATCTTGCAACCTAAATACTATCCTTTAGGTAGATTTCCAACCAATCCAGACTATTCTCTTTCATTCATGCAAGAAGTAACCGTTAATCTCGCTTTAAATGAAAAGAACACGATTCGTAGTGTCAATGGTCCGCCTGGCACAGGAAAAACCACATTGCTCAAAGATATTTTTGCAGAGCTAGTGGTGCAGCAGGCAGCAGATATTTGCAACCTTTCAGATAAAAAAATAAAAGGAAGTTTGGTATATTGGGAAAAAGCGAAGCTTGGTATTTTGCCATTCCAAATAGCAGAAAAGAACAGTATTGTTGCAAGTTCCAATAATGGTGCGGTACAAAATATTGTCAATGAATTGCCTCAAATCGAAGCAATTCCTGAAGAATTTCGAGAAAAATTACTAGAAGCAGACTACTTTAAAACGATTGCTAATTTAGAGCAAGAACCGAATAAGAAAAACAATACTGAATTACAGGATGACGTCAATTGGGGAACTTTTTCTCTTGAAGGAGGAGCAAAAGCAAATATCACGAAGCTGTTGTCAAAAATTACAAGTATTGAAAACTATTTAAAGAAAGAGTATCAATCAGATGCAAGCGTTTATCAAGAATTTTCAAAATTATACAACGAAGTTTTTAATGAGCGGAATAACGTTCAAAAATACTATGAACAAATGAAGCATGCTCAAGAATTAAAAATAAAATATAAGCAAGAATCAAAGAGTTATTCAAACGAGAAAAATCAGAATCAAAATAGATTAAATAAATTCATTCAACAGTCAAAACTGCAGTCTGATTCCCTAAACGAAGAAAAACAAAAATGGGAAACAATACTAGATGATGTTCAGTTGGAAATAAATAATTTGTCACAAGAATCCAATCAATTGCAAAGAAATTATGAGGTCATCAAATCGCAACAACCTTCTTTTTTTGGATTAAAAAAATTGTTTCATTCAGCAAAAGTCAGCGAGTACTTTGAAAGGTTAAACGAAGCCAATGAGAAATTAAATGAAAATGAAAAAGAGAAAAGTTCGCTATCCTCAACTAAAATTAAAGCCAAATTGGAACTTAAAAAAGCGTGGAAGGATAGCGAGCAGCTTAAAAAACAAGTGAAACAAGAAACAGCCAAATTTAATCACTGGTCAAGTACACAAGAACAAAACCTCAATGAGTTAGTACACAAAATAAATTCAATCATGGAACAAAAAGGACAAAGTAAGATAGAAGAACTAGATTTTTCAAAATCATATGAAGACCTTCAAAAATCAAACCCATGGTTTACAAAAAAGTATCGCATCAAACAATCGGAATTATTTATTTTATCCTTAAAGGTTAGAAAGCAATTTCTATATGAAAATAGCAAACATTTAGCTACGGCTAAGAATATTTGGAAACGTCAACCTGAATATAGCTCCAAACAAAACGGTGAGAAGTTACTAATAGAGTCTTGGCACTGGATCAATTTTGTCATCCCAATCATCAGTACAACATTTGCTAGCTTTGGTCGAATGTTTCAGCACATTCCTGAAAACACAATTGGGAACTTATTTATCGATGAAGCGGGTCAAGCATTGCCACAAGCAAGTATTGGCGCGATTTTTAGAAGTAAAAAAATTATGGTGGTAGGCGACCCTTCACAGATTAAACCGGTTTTAACCTTAGACTCCAATGTCTTAAATCTTTTAGGTCAAAACTATCAAGTCAACGAAACATTTGTTTCTAGCGAGGCCTCTACTCAAACACTTGTGGATGCCACCAGTCAATATGGGTTTCAAAAAAATGAAGACGAATGGATTGGAATTCCACTCTGGGTGCATCGACGTTCAAATTACCCAATGTTCACTATTTCAAATGAACTCTCATATGGAGGTTTAATGGTTCAAGGTAAGCCAGCAGATAGCGCACAAGGACAATCAGAGTGGTTTGATATTTCTGGTAAGGCGAATGATAAATTTGTAACAGAACAAGCAAATTTCCTGAAAACGAAAATAATGGAGCGATTAGAAGAAAACCCAGACTTGGCTGGCGAAATCTATGTTATTTCACCATTTAAACATGTGGCATATAAATTAGCTACAGCATTAGATAGCATAGGCTTTACAAAACGCGAAGGAAGAAAAGTGGTAAATGTTGGCACTGTTCACACCTTTCAAGGCAAGGAAGCCAAAATAGTTTATTTTGTTCTTGGAGCAGATAAAAGTAGCCAAGGTGCTGCTAGCTGGGCAGTATCTGATTCCAATATGATGAATGTAGCAGCTACCCGAGCAAAAGAAGAATTTTATATTATAGGAGATAAGACCTTATACGCATCTCTTGGAAGTGAGGTTGCGAATCAAACGATTTCCATTATCGAGGACTACAATCGAAAAACTAGATAAATACATGCATTTGAAATGTAATTCTTAAAAATTACAAAAACCATTGACTTAATATCCTCTTATGTTATTCTATAGTTACAAATAAATGTAATTTCAAAAAATTACAGAAAGGAGAAGGAGTAGTGAAGCTAAAAAAGCTAGTAGAACTCAATGTTGGCCAAAATGTGTCGCGAATGAAGGATCAAGAAGACCTTGCGTCAATGATGTATACAAACAGTGATTTATTGAATGACCTACACGAAAATCAAGCAATCATGCCTGTCTCCTCTAAAATCCAAAGAAGCGAAAAACATTCCATCGTTGCTGGAGACGTGTTATATAGCTTTATCAGTTCTACAGCCGGAATTGCTAGCCAAGCAAGTGAAGGAAAACGATTCAACCAAAATTTTGCTCGACTCACCATAACGTCTGAAGAACTAGATCCAAAGTATTTATGCTACGTGCTAAATGAATCTTCAAAGGTCACGAAACAAATGGCTATTTTAATGCAAGGAAGCGTCGTGCCAAAAATGACACCCGCAATCTTGCGGGAACTAAACATTCAGTTTCCAACTTTAAAAAAACAGTCTCTAATTGGCGATTCTTACTTTAATTTGAATAGGCAGCACTATTTAGCTAAACTAGAACTAGCCCTACAGAAAAAAGTACATTTGGAACTATTAAAAAAACTAGATCAATAATTGAAAAGAGGAATTTAACAATGGGTGCAGAACTTAATCAACGACTATTCAGTGCAGCGGACAACCTTCGCAGTAAAATGGATGCTTCAGAATACAAAAATTACTTACTAGGATTGATTTTCTATAAGTATTTATCAGATAAATTACTTCAAAAAGTTGTAGAACTAGCGGGAGAATCCCAAACAGAATACGATACGCCAAACAAGCAAGCAGAATTATACAAAGAACTCTTATCTGATTCAGAAACGAAAGCAGATTTAGTTGCTACCTTAGTAGACACATTAGGTTACGATATCGAGCATGACTTTTTATTCAATGTCTTAGCAAATCAAGCCAAACAAAATACCTTCCAATTAAACGACTTAAACAAAGCCTTTATTCAATTATCCAGTAAGTACGAACAATTTAACGGCTTATTTGAAGACGTGGATTTACAATCGAGAAAATTAGGTTCAGACAGCCAACAGCGTAACGTAACGATTACAGAAGTATTGAAAAAATTAAACGACGTGGATGTGCTAGGGCATGAAGGGGACGTGATTGGCGATGCCTACGAATTTTTAATCAGTCAATTTGCTTCCGAAGCAGGAAAAAAAGCTGGTGAATTTTACACGCCTCATATGGTTTCAGATATGATGGCGCAAATCGTAACCCTTGGACAAGAAGACAAGCAACTTTTCAGTGTCTTTGATCCAACAATGGGTTCAGGCTCCCTAATGTTAAACGTTCGTAATTATCTAAACAATCCTGACAATGTTAAATACCACGGGCAAGAATTAAATACCACTACCTTCAATTTAGCGAAAATGAATTTAATTTTGCATGGCGTTGATGCTGAAGATATGCACGTTCGCAATGGGGATACTCTAAACAAAGATTGGCCAACAGACGAGCCATATACCTTTGATTCAGTGATTATGAATCCTCCTTACTCTGCTAAATGGTCTGCCGACGATACCTTTTTAGACGACTCACGCTTCAATCGCTATGGCAAATTAGCTCCAAAATCAAAAGCCGATTTTGCCTTTCTATTACATGGCTTTTACCATTTAAAAGACACGGGGACTATGGCAATTGTCTTGCCACATGGCGTCTTATTCCGCGGAGCAGCAGAAGGCGTTATTAGAAAGAAATTACTAGAAGACGGCAGTATTTACGCTATTATTGGCATGCCAGCTAACCTGTTCTTTGGAACCTCTATTCCAACCACCGTAATTATTTTGAAAAAAAATCGGACAACGCGGGATGTCTTATTTATTGATGCCAGCAACGACTTTATTAAAGAAAAAAATCAAAATAAACTAACGCCAGACAACATTCAAAAAATTGTGTCTACCTATAAAGAAAGAAGCAACATTGAAAAATACGCACATTTAGCCAGTTTTGATGAAATCAAAGAAAACGACTACAACCTGAATATTCCTCGCTATGTGGATACCTTTGAAGAAGAAGAAGTAATTGATATGGCAGCGATTGGGGCAGAAATTAAAG carries:
- a CDS encoding AAA domain-containing protein, with translation MNKKTDILDAWITIEQLSEGSIKKNDQQLRPFDQRMDNEFEGQFIEFITIQKKKTNAKKDVGLVFYFDIFNFQEIINILRKKYKILATEEETNSSEKFTFALYFDEELNFISEKLFFTISGYIRYKNELPKDFFKAEESLRDDLTKQFEDKEFNTVMIDLLKQYNVSLDNCRYGFIKDLENTDVNLHSFFIDDLQKAKKINTGNMERYLTEYSENRQNLDSKSDSQNFNPLLFQEILQPKYYPLGRFPTNPDYSLSFMQEVTVNLALNEKNTIRSVNGPPGTGKTTLLKDIFAELVVQQAADICNLSDKKIKGSLVYWEKAKLGILPFQIAEKNSIVASSNNGAVQNIVNELPQIEAIPEEFREKLLEADYFKTIANLEQEPNKKNNTELQDDVNWGTFSLEGGAKANITKLLSKITSIENYLKKEYQSDASVYQEFSKLYNEVFNERNNVQKYYEQMKHAQELKIKYKQESKSYSNEKNQNQNRLNKFIQQSKLQSDSLNEEKQKWETILDDVQLEINNLSQESNQLQRNYEVIKSQQPSFFGLKKLFHSAKVSEYFERLNEANEKLNENEKEKSSLSSTKIKAKLELKKAWKDSEQLKKQVKQETAKFNHWSSTQEQNLNELVHKINSIMEQKGQSKIEELDFSKSYEDLQKSNPWFTKKYRIKQSELFILSLKVRKQFLYENSKHLATAKNIWKRQPEYSSKQNGEKLLIESWHWINFVIPIISTTFASFGRMFQHIPENTIGNLFIDEAGQALPQASIGAIFRSKKIMVVGDPSQIKPVLTLDSNVLNLLGQNYQVNETFVSSEASTQTLVDATSQYGFQKNEDEWIGIPLWVHRRSNYPMFTISNELSYGGLMVQGKPADSAQGQSEWFDISGKANDKFVTEQANFLKTKIMERLEENPDLAGEIYVISPFKHVAYKLATALDSIGFTKREGRKVVNVGTVHTFQGKEAKIVYFVLGADKSSQGAASWAVSDSNMMNVAATRAKEEFYIIGDKTLYASLGSEVANQTISIIEDYNRKTR
- a CDS encoding restriction endonuclease subunit S; this translates as MKLKKLVELNVGQNVSRMKDQEDLASMMYTNSDLLNDLHENQAIMPVSSKIQRSEKHSIVAGDVLYSFISSTAGIASQASEGKRFNQNFARLTITSEELDPKYLCYVLNESSKVTKQMAILMQGSVVPKMTPAILRELNIQFPTLKKQSLIGDSYFNLNRQHYLAKLELALQKKVHLELLKKLDQ
- a CDS encoding type I restriction-modification system subunit M, giving the protein MGAELNQRLFSAADNLRSKMDASEYKNYLLGLIFYKYLSDKLLQKVVELAGESQTEYDTPNKQAELYKELLSDSETKADLVATLVDTLGYDIEHDFLFNVLANQAKQNTFQLNDLNKAFIQLSSKYEQFNGLFEDVDLQSRKLGSDSQQRNVTITEVLKKLNDVDVLGHEGDVIGDAYEFLISQFASEAGKKAGEFYTPHMVSDMMAQIVTLGQEDKQLFSVFDPTMGSGSLMLNVRNYLNNPDNVKYHGQELNTTTFNLAKMNLILHGVDAEDMHVRNGDTLNKDWPTDEPYTFDSVIMNPPYSAKWSADDTFLDDSRFNRYGKLAPKSKADFAFLLHGFYHLKDTGTMAIVLPHGVLFRGAAEGVIRKKLLEDGSIYAIIGMPANLFFGTSIPTTVIILKKNRTTRDVLFIDASNDFIKEKNQNKLTPDNIQKIVSTYKERSNIEKYAHLASFDEIKENDYNLNIPRYVDTFEEEEVIDMAAIGAEIKEIRQEKRNLEKELFETISSLQFSSEDTEWINGALEVFDYEEE